GCTGGCAATGGGGATCGGGCATTGGCGAAAACCGCTATGTCGGCACCGCCGGCGGTTACGACCAATGGATCCTCGATGACTATGGCAACATTGGCACGCAACGCGTCAGTCACTACGGTTCTTATTCGAGCTGGAACTCCAGTTGGGATTCCTGGAATTCCAGCTCCTCGCTGGGTTCTTTCGGTAGCGGCGGCCTCTCCCAGACAAGCTACAACACCTCGTATAGCTCCGGGGGCTACGGCGGGTACGTCTCAAGCTACAATACGCTAGGGGCGGGATGGAGCACAGGTACACCGAGCAGCAGTTCAAGCTGGATCAACACCATTCCTTTCGTGAGCGCGTTCGACCAGGCCGCGAATGGGAACTTATGGTCGGCGTTGGGAAGCGCGACGGTGGATTTTGGTACCATCTTCGCTCCTACCCGGCTCCTGGGGATGGGGAGAGTGGGGCGTACTGCGACCAGTACTCAATCAGTTTTTTGGTCGGGCCGCGGCACGCAGGGGGTGGCGGAAAGCTGGGCACGAGCCAATGGCGGACAAACTTTATCCATGAGTCAATATGCCGTGGGCGCGACAGCAACGCCCCAAGCCGTACAGAGTGCGAGTTTAGCATTCGCGCAAAGTGCAAGGGGGAACGTCACCGTATTCCAGTCAGCGTCGTTTGTTCCAGTCAACAGTATCTGGGCAACTACGGAGTACCCCGCCCTAATGGGGAATCCGAATGTTACAGGTATTACATACGACATTCTGAATATGGGCGGGGAAACAATTTGTACAATATTTTGCCCCAAGTGAGCTGGTCATGAACCATGAGTTTCAAAAAACTGGATTAAACACCGTGACCAGCTCACAAGGATTCACTGTTGAAGTGAAATTCGCCGGAGGCGTGCATTATCACGATGCCATCGGGGACATACTGATTGATTCTGAATGGCTGGTAAATCCGCCGCGAATACTTCTGTATCGGCGACGCGCTTACGTATCCGATTCGCGCCTAAATGATGTGTATGCCAATGCGCAGAGGGCATTGGAGTATCTTGGTCATCGAGTTGAAACGTGGACCGACTGAAAAACCCGAATCAAGGGGTCAGAGTCCTTGAAAACTATCATCCGCCACTTTAGCGTAGCCAGCATATTCAACATAGAAAAACTTCATGGCCCGCCTGCCGCGCATCGTGATCCCGCGCGGAAAACCGGGTCAGAGAGGAATTTTCGCTAATATTCCGACTTGCTAATATTTTCCCGTCTTTGCGTCCCCGAGAGAAACGACCACCATGCCCCGCAAACCCCGCTTCACCCTGTCCGGTGTGCCTCAGCACGTGATCCAACGCGGCAACAACCGCGAACCCTGTTTTTTCGCTGAGCAAGATTACCGCCGCTATCTCGAAGACCTGCAAGCCTGCGCCGAGAAATACGATTGTCGTCTCCACGCCTACGTCCTCATGACCAACCACGTACATTTGTTGGTCACACCGATGCAGGAACAGGGAATTGCCGAGATGATGCAGGCCCTGGGCCGGCGCTACGTGTATTACATCAACAAGACCTATCGACGCACCGGTACCTTGTGGGAAGGACGTTACAAGGCCAGCCTGATCGACTCGGAAGCCTATTTGCTGACCTGCATGCGTTATATCGAACTCAACCCGTTGCGGGCCGAGATGGTGAACCACGCCGGGGAATACAAATGGTCCAGCTACGGTGCCAATGCCCAAGGGCGAGCCGATGCACGGCTGTCACCGCATCCGCTGTATACCGCGCTCGGAGCCACCGCGGCCGATCGCCAGCATGCCTACCGGGAATTGTTTCGGCATCACATGGACAATGCCTTGTTGCACGAAATTCGAGAGGCCCTCAACCATGAGCTGGTCCTCGGACGTTCTTACTTCAAGGACAAGATCGAGACCATGACACAGCGGCAGACCCGGCTCGGACTACCCGGCCGACCACGCGCAGAGGAGGAAGCCGGGGTGTATTACATTGATTAAGTATATTAGCGAAAATTCCTCTCTGACCCGGTTTTCTGTCACACCCCCCTGTATGACAGCTAATCCGTCCTTTTCGAGCGTCGCATGGCGATGAATAACACTGTTGTCGTAGTCATTACGATTGACGTAGCCGAGAAAGTTGCCAACGGTCAACGGGGTATCGGTATCGTAAAGTTCCACATTGAACCCGCCGACGTTGGTTTCAATGCGCACGATCGTATTTGCCGCAAGAAGAGGCGGGGAGAGGACTGACGCCAGGACGGCGCAGGCCATGGCGCGCAGATACATCCGGCCGTGGAAATACCGGCGACAGAAAGAAGCTATGCAGGGAACAGCGCGCGAGACTTTCATGACCCTCCTCCCACTCCCTTGCGTCAAGGAGCTTTGTAGTGTCCGGGTATTCTGACACAGCGCGATTAAAGGGTTCAATCAGGTATCGCCGCACATTTCACTCGAGCCGGGGAAACAGCTGTTTTGTAACCTCTTTATGTCCATAAATGGAACCCTAAATGGAACCCTCTGTTGCCACGGTAGTTGTTGTGTGGCGAGCAACGGGTGAGCATTGCGGCTGTGCTACCATCGCCGCTTGACATGGGCATGAAATTCGAACTGCTGGCGAACGACGGCGCCGCCCGCCGCGGACGCATGGTGTTTGAGCGCGGGACCGTCGAAACGCCGGCCTTCATGCCGGTCGGCACCTACGGCACGGTCAAGGGCATGACGCCGGAAGAACTGCGCGAGACCGGCGCCGAGATTATTCTGGGTAATACCTTTCACTTGATGCTGCGGCCGGGCACGGAAGTCATCAAGGCCCACGGCGGACTGCACCGTTTCATGCACTGGGACGGTCCCATCCTCACCGACTCCGGCGGGTTTCAGGTATGGAGCCTGGGGCAGTTGCGCAAGCTGAGCGAGAAGGGCGTGCTGTTCCAGTCACCGGTGGATGGCGCGAAGATTTTTCTCGGTCCGGAAGAGTCCATGGCGGTGCAGCAGGCACTTGACGCCGACATCATCATGATTTTCGACGAGTGCACGCATCATCCGGCCACCGAGCCCGAGGCGCGCGCCTCCATGGAGTTGTCGCTGCGCTGGGCCGAGCGCTCGAAAATCGCGCATGCCGATCACCCTTCCGCCTTGTTCGGCATCGTGCAGGGCGGGATGTACGAGCACCTGCGCGATATCTCGCTCATCGGGCTCAAGCAGATCGGGTTCGACGGCTATGCCATCGGCGGCCTGTCCGTGGGGGAAACCAAGGAAGAAATGCTCCGCATTCTCGATCACCTGGCCCCGCAGATGCCCGCCGATAAACCGCGCTACCTCATGGGCGTGGGCACGCCGGAAGACCTAGTCGAGGCCGTGCGCCGCGGCATGGACATGTTCGATTGCGTGCTGCCCACGCGCAATGCGCGCAATGGCTGGCTTTTCACCCATGACGGCGCGGTCAAGATCAAGAACAGCCGTTATGCCCGCGACACCGGCCCGGTGGACCCGCTGTGCGACTGTTATACCTGCCGCCATTACAGCCGCGCCTATCTGCGCCACTTGCAGCAGGCCAACGAGATTCTGGGCGCCCGGCTGGCCACGATCCACAATCTGCACTATTACCAGTGCCTGATGCGGGGATTGCGCCAGGCCATCGCCGAAAAAGAACTGGATGATTTCGTCGAGAAGTTTTATCGTATGCGCCGGCCGGAGCCCCCGGACGGCCCTGAGAACTGAAAGAATAGACAGGATTGACAGGATTTCTCAGGATTTACAGGATTAAACCCGATCTGAATTAAATCCTGTTAATCTTGAACAATCCTGTTAATCCTGTGAATTTTTATTTTGAGGAATTATCAATGAACTTCTTAATTTCCGACGCCTTGGCCGAGGCCCCGGCTGCTGCCGCAGGCGCCCCACCGCAGGGCAGCCCCTTCATGACGCTGATCATGCTCGGCGTGCTGTTCGCCGCGTTTTACTTCATTCTCATCCGCCCGCAGGCCAAGCGCGCCAAGGAACACAAGGCCATGATCGCAGCGCTGGCCAAGGGAGACGAGATCGTCACCGCCGGCGGCGTGCTGGGCAAGGTCACGGAACTCGGTGAAGGCTACGTCACGGTGGACATCGCCAAGGGCGTCGAGATCAAGGTACAGCGCCAGGCGGTGCAGACCGTTCTCCCCAAGGGCACGATCAAATCGGCCTGACACATAAGAATTTGAGCCACAGAGAACACAGAGTTAAAAAATAAAAGCAGGCAATTGTATATTTGCTTTTCTCTGTGATCTCTGTGTTCTCTGTGGCAAAAAAATATTAAATGAACAGATATCCGCTCTGGAAATACCTGCTGGTCCTCGTCGTCGTGGTGGTCGGCTTCGTTTACGCCTTGCCGAACATCTATGGCGAATATCCGGCGGTCCAGATTTCCCCGACGCGCACTACCAAGGTGGACCAGCCGCTGCTGACGCTCGTCGAGGGACAGCTGAAGCAGGCAAATATCGCCTATACCGGCGCGGCACTGGATGAACAGGGAGCGCGGATTCGTTTCACCGATACCGAGACCCAGCTTCACGCGCGCGACCTGATCCAGAAGGCGCTGGGCGACAACTACGTGGTGGCGCTCAACCTGCTGCCGGCGACACCGGCCTGGCTGGCGGCGATCAACGCCAAGCCGATGTATCTCGGTCTCGACCTGCGCGGCGGCGTGCATTTCCTGATGCAGGTGGACACGGCGGCGGTGCTCAAGAAGGCCGAGGAGAACTACACCGACGACATGCGCCGCGTCCTGCGCGAGAAAAAGGTGCAGTACTTGACGGTCAGCCGGCTGGAGCGCGGCGGCATCGAAATCCGTTTCCGCGACCAAGCCGAGCGCGAAAAGGGTCTGGAGGTCGTGCGCAAGGAACTGCCCGATCTCGAATTCGCCGAAATCGAGCGCAGCGGCGATTTCATCATCGGCGCCAAAATGAAACCCGCGGCGGTCATGGACAAGGGCCGTTTCGCGCTGGAACAGAACATCACCTCGCTGCAGAACCGCGTGAACGAGCTGGGCGTGGCCGAGCCGATCATCCAGCAGCAGGGGCAGGATCGCATCGTGGTGCAGTTGCCCGGCGTGCAGGATACGGCCAAGGCCAAGGAAATCCTCGGACGCACGGCGACCCTCGAAATCATGATGGTGGACGAGGAGCACGACGTCGCGGGCGCGCTGTCGGGCGCGGTGCCGGCCGGCTCGAAACTCTACAAAATGCGCGACGGACGTCCGATCCTGCTCAAGAACCGGCTGATTTATTCGGGCGACAACATCATTGATTCCGCCCCCGGCTTCGAGAGCCAGAGCAACACCCCGATCGTTTCCATCACGCTCGACGCCCGCGGAGCGGCCATCAACCAGCGGATCACCGGGGAAAATGTCGGCAAGCGCATGGCGGTGATCTACATCGAAATCAAATCCGACCCGAAGCTCGACGAGCACGGGAAACCGGTGCTGGATGCGAACGGGCGTCCGTTGCGCGTGAGCAAACGCGTGGAAGAGGTGATCACCGCGCCGGTGATTCGCTCGCAGCTGGGCAAGCGTTTCCAGATCGAAGGCCTGGACTCGGTGCAAGAGGCGAACGAACTGTCGCTGCTGCTGCGCGCCGGCGCCTTTGCCGCGCCGGTCGAAATCATCGAGGAGCGCACCGTGGGTCCGAGCCTCGGTGCCGACAACATCGCCAAGGGTTATCAGTCGATCTGGGTCGGTTTCGCGATGATCGCGGTCTTCATGATCATCTATTACGTCGTCTTCGGGTT
The DNA window shown above is from Sulfuricaulis limicola and carries:
- a CDS encoding transposase, which gives rise to MPRKPRFTLSGVPQHVIQRGNNREPCFFAEQDYRRYLEDLQACAEKYDCRLHAYVLMTNHVHLLVTPMQEQGIAEMMQALGRRYVYYINKTYRRTGTLWEGRYKASLIDSEAYLLTCMRYIELNPLRAEMVNHAGEYKWSSYGANAQGRADARLSPHPLYTALGATAADRQHAYRELFRHHMDNALLHEIREALNHELVLGRSYFKDKIETMTQRQTRLGLPGRPRAEEEAGVYYID
- a CDS encoding peptidylprolyl isomerase, with amino-acid sequence MKVSRAVPCIASFCRRYFHGRMYLRAMACAVLASVLSPPLLAANTIVRIETNVGGFNVELYDTDTPLTVGNFLGYVNRNDYDNSVIHRHATLEKDGLAVIQGGVTENRVREEFSLIYLINVIHPGFLLCAWSAG
- the tgt gene encoding tRNA guanosine(34) transglycosylase Tgt, translating into MKFELLANDGAARRGRMVFERGTVETPAFMPVGTYGTVKGMTPEELRETGAEIILGNTFHLMLRPGTEVIKAHGGLHRFMHWDGPILTDSGGFQVWSLGQLRKLSEKGVLFQSPVDGAKIFLGPEESMAVQQALDADIIMIFDECTHHPATEPEARASMELSLRWAERSKIAHADHPSALFGIVQGGMYEHLRDISLIGLKQIGFDGYAIGGLSVGETKEEMLRILDHLAPQMPADKPRYLMGVGTPEDLVEAVRRGMDMFDCVLPTRNARNGWLFTHDGAVKIKNSRYARDTGPVDPLCDCYTCRHYSRAYLRHLQQANEILGARLATIHNLHYYQCLMRGLRQAIAEKELDDFVEKFYRMRRPEPPDGPEN
- the yajC gene encoding preprotein translocase subunit YajC, producing MNFLISDALAEAPAAAAGAPPQGSPFMTLIMLGVLFAAFYFILIRPQAKRAKEHKAMIAALAKGDEIVTAGGVLGKVTELGEGYVTVDIAKGVEIKVQRQAVQTVLPKGTIKSA
- the secD gene encoding protein translocase subunit SecD — translated: MNRYPLWKYLLVLVVVVVGFVYALPNIYGEYPAVQISPTRTTKVDQPLLTLVEGQLKQANIAYTGAALDEQGARIRFTDTETQLHARDLIQKALGDNYVVALNLLPATPAWLAAINAKPMYLGLDLRGGVHFLMQVDTAAVLKKAEENYTDDMRRVLREKKVQYLTVSRLERGGIEIRFRDQAEREKGLEVVRKELPDLEFAEIERSGDFIIGAKMKPAAVMDKGRFALEQNITSLQNRVNELGVAEPIIQQQGQDRIVVQLPGVQDTAKAKEILGRTATLEIMMVDEEHDVAGALSGAVPAGSKLYKMRDGRPILLKNRLIYSGDNIIDSAPGFESQSNTPIVSITLDARGAAINQRITGENVGKRMAVIYIEIKSDPKLDEHGKPVLDANGRPLRVSKRVEEVITAPVIRSQLGKRFQIEGLDSVQEANELSLLLRAGAFAAPVEIIEERTVGPSLGADNIAKGYQSIWVGFAMIAVFMIIYYVVFGFISVAALAVNVVLLVALLSMLQATLTLPGMAAIALTVGMAIDANVLINERIREELRNGNTPQASIYAGYERAFGTILDSNVTTLIAGLVLFGFGSGAVRGFAVVLCLGILTSMFSAVMVSRAMVNLLYGSRRKLEKLPIGNTAWKETSLAQG